One window of Carboxydocella sporoproducens DSM 16521 genomic DNA carries:
- the rplI gene encoding 50S ribosomal protein L9 yields MKVILQQDVKKLGNKGQIVEVSEGYARNFLFPRGLAVEATAGALKSLDEKKAAEQRKQQRLEEEARALGAKLAETTVVIKTRAGEGGRLFGSITNKDIAEVLEKNYGLKVDKKKLELTENIKTLGSYQVVARIHPKVTVKFMVQVIAEGK; encoded by the coding sequence ATGAAAGTCATTTTACAGCAGGATGTAAAAAAACTTGGTAATAAAGGTCAAATTGTAGAGGTTTCAGAGGGCTATGCCCGCAATTTCCTTTTCCCCCGGGGGCTGGCGGTGGAAGCAACCGCTGGTGCGTTGAAATCCCTGGATGAAAAGAAAGCCGCTGAACAGAGAAAACAACAGCGCCTGGAGGAGGAAGCCCGTGCTCTGGGAGCCAAACTGGCGGAAACTACGGTTGTAATTAAGACCAGGGCAGGGGAAGGAGGCCGCTTGTTTGGCTCCATTACCAATAAGGATATTGCCGAAGTGCTGGAAAAAAATTATGGATTAAAAGTGGATAAGAAGAAGCTGGAGCTTACGGAAAATATTAAAACTCTGGGGAGCTATCAGGTAGTAGCCAGAATTCATCCGAAAGTAACAGTCAAGTTTATGGTGCAAGTTATAGCAGAGGGGAAATAA
- a CDS encoding DUF2232 domain-containing protein, translating to MDKNKLKLWFLQGVLALLIIIWPAAMTLLQFFWLVPLLMLAVDSPLPQLLTGTGALLAVMALTAWLTGNLDWANLFYLAGFFGLTLFTGQMVRSRQWGWARMAGALALLFFLWDLISIIWSWKIWQAQLAFLYKELSREVHQITELVARMYGQPATAMLTEETKKMLYWSVILLPGQQLTFTLLSAWTSAYFAGKQLGARENRLLPVPVRYWNLPWYLIWLAILGLMLLLLGPRAEGINILGANSLWLGACLGLLNGWGLVSLTLPYWNPLLRLLFILSLFFVGVIYLPLFALIGLLDLGFGWRQKLLTGGKS from the coding sequence ATGGATAAAAACAAGCTGAAGCTCTGGTTTTTGCAGGGTGTACTGGCTCTACTGATAATAATTTGGCCTGCAGCGATGACTTTGTTGCAATTTTTCTGGCTGGTGCCATTATTAATGCTGGCGGTGGACAGCCCCTTACCGCAACTGCTAACAGGCACCGGGGCATTGCTGGCAGTGATGGCATTAACGGCCTGGCTTACTGGTAATTTGGACTGGGCTAATCTGTTCTATCTTGCCGGTTTTTTTGGCTTAACCCTATTTACCGGACAAATGGTACGCAGCCGGCAATGGGGCTGGGCCAGAATGGCAGGGGCCCTGGCTTTGCTCTTTTTTCTCTGGGATCTGATTTCTATTATCTGGAGCTGGAAGATCTGGCAAGCCCAGCTTGCCTTTCTATATAAGGAACTAAGCCGGGAAGTCCACCAGATTACAGAGCTGGTGGCCCGTATGTATGGACAACCCGCCACGGCCATGCTTACTGAGGAGACGAAAAAAATGCTGTACTGGAGCGTAATCCTGCTTCCAGGGCAGCAACTAACCTTTACATTGCTTTCTGCCTGGACAAGTGCATACTTTGCCGGCAAGCAACTGGGGGCGCGAGAAAACCGGCTGTTACCTGTACCGGTACGATACTGGAACCTGCCCTGGTACTTAATCTGGCTGGCTATCCTCGGTCTTATGCTTTTACTGCTGGGCCCCAGGGCTGAGGGGATAAATATTCTGGGTGCCAACAGTCTCTGGCTGGGTGCTTGCCTGGGCCTCCTCAATGGCTGGGGTTTGGTTAGTTTGACTTTGCCTTACTGGAATCCGCTTTTGCGTCTGCTTTTTATCCTCTCCTTATTCTTTGTGGGAGTAATTTATTTACCGCTGTTTGCCCTGATCGGTCTTCTGGATCTGGGTTTTGGCTGGCGTCAAAAATTGCTGACAGGAGGGAAATCATAG
- the rpsR gene encoding 30S ribosomal protein S18, with product MRRERKRGKKRVCSFCVDKVQAIDYKDLNRLRKYITERGKILPRRISGNCAKHQRQLTVAIKRARIMALLPFTAE from the coding sequence ATGCGTCGGGAACGGAAACGCGGCAAAAAACGCGTCTGCAGTTTCTGCGTGGACAAGGTTCAGGCCATTGATTATAAAGACCTGAATAGACTGCGCAAATATATCACCGAACGGGGCAAGATTTTACCCCGGCGGATTTCCGGCAACTGTGCCAAACACCAGCGCCAGCTGACTGTGGCTATCAAGCGGGCACGGATTATGGCTTTATTGCCGTTTACTGCGGAGTGA
- a CDS encoding single-stranded DNA-binding protein translates to MLNRIILIGRLTRDPELRYTNTGRAVARFTLAVDRPYKNQAGEREADFINVVVWGPQADNCSKYLSKGKLAAVDGRLEIRSFEGQDGTRKYMTEVVAENVRFLSPKEGGRGPGSDLHGEPPFDDFADGDEGLPF, encoded by the coding sequence GTGTTGAACCGGATTATTCTCATTGGGCGCCTGACCAGGGACCCGGAGCTGAGATATACCAATACAGGTAGAGCTGTGGCCAGATTTACTCTGGCAGTTGATCGGCCGTACAAGAACCAGGCCGGAGAGCGGGAAGCAGATTTCATCAATGTGGTGGTCTGGGGCCCACAGGCAGATAATTGCAGCAAATATCTCAGCAAAGGGAAACTGGCGGCAGTGGACGGCCGTCTGGAAATTCGCTCCTTTGAGGGACAGGACGGAACCCGGAAATACATGACTGAAGTAGTGGCAGAAAATGTACGCTTTTTAAGTCCGAAAGAAGGAGGCAGAGGGCCTGGTTCTGACCTTCATGGCGAACCGCCTTTTGATGATTTCGCGGACGGAGATGAGGGCTTGCCCTTTTAA